In Equus caballus isolate H_3958 breed thoroughbred chromosome 25, TB-T2T, whole genome shotgun sequence, one DNA window encodes the following:
- the SLC2A6 gene encoding solute carrier family 2, facilitated glucose transporter member 6 translates to MQEPLLGAEAPDYDTFPEKPPPSPGERTRVGATQNKRVFLATFAAVLGNFSFGYGLVYTSPVIPALEHSLDPDLSLTKTQASWFGSVFTLGAAAGGLSAMVLNDLLGRKLSIMFSAVPSAAGYALMAGARGLWMLLLGRTLTGFAGGLTAACIPVYVSEIATPGVRGALGATPQLMAVFGSLSLYALGLLLPWRWLAVAGEGPVLVMILLLSFMPNSPRFLLSRGRDSEAMRALAWLRGADTDIRWEFEQIQDNVRRQSSRMSWAEARDPHMYRPILIALLMRFLQQLTGITPILVYLQSIFDSTAVLLPPKDDAAIVGAVRLLSVLIAALTMDLAGRKILLFVSAAIMFAANLTLGLYVHFGPKHLTPNSTMSLEGMPLGGTEQPLATPTSYITLVPLLATMLFIMGYAMGWGPITWLLMSEILPLRARGVASGLCVLVSWLTAFALTKSFLLVVNAFGLQVPFFFFAAICLVNLLFTGCCVPETKGRSLEQIESFFRTGRRSFLR, encoded by the exons ATGCAGGAGCCGCTGCTGGGAGCCGAGGCCCCGGACTATGACACCTTCCCCGAGAAGCCGCCCCCGTCGCCGGGAGAGAGGACGCGGGTCGG ggccacaCAGAACAAGAGGGTGTTCCTGGCCACCTTCGCCGCCGTGCTGGGCAATTTCAGCTTTGGATATGGCCTGGTGTACACGTCCCCCGTCATCCCAGCCCTGGAGCACTCCTTGGATCCGGACCTGAGTCTGACCAAAACCCAGGCATCCTGGTTTGGG TCCGTGTTCACCTTGGGCGCGGCAGCTGGGGGCCTCAGTGCCATGGTCCTCAATGACCTCCTGGGCCGGAAGCTCAGCATCATGTTCTCGGCTGTACCCTCAGCAGCCGGCTATGCGCTCATGGCGGGTGCCCGTGGCCTCTGGATGCTGCTGCTGGGGAGGACACTGACAGGCTTCGCCGGGGGGCTCACCGCCGCCTGCATCCCG GTGTACGTGTCTGAGATCGCTACCCCAGGCGTCCGTGGGGCCCTGGGGGCCACGCCTCAGCTCATGGCAGTGTTCGGATCACTGTCCCTCTACGCCCTTG GCCTCCTGCTGCCCTGGCGCTGGCTGGCAGTGGCCGGGGAGGGGCCCGTGCTCGTCATGATCCTGCTGCTCAGCTTCATGCCCAACTCGCCTCGCTTCCTGCTCTCACGGGGCCGGGACTCGGAGGCCATGCGGGCGCTGGCCTGGCTGCGAGGGGCTGACACCGACATCCGCTGGGAGTTCGAGCAGATCCAGGACAACGTCCGGAGAcag AGCAGCCGCATGTCGTGGGCTGAGGCCCGGGACCCCCATATGTACCGACCCATCCTCATCGCCCTGCTGATGCGCTTCCTGCAGCAGCTGACCGGCATCACGCCCATCCTCGTCTACCTGCAGTCCATCTTCGACAGCACGGCTGTCCTGCTG cccccgAAGGATGATGCAGCCATCGTAGGGGCCGTGAGGCTCCTGTCTGTGCTCATCGCTGCCCTCACCATGGACCTGGCGGGCCGCAAGATTCTGCTCTTCGTCTCAG CAGCCATCATGTTTGCTGCCAACCTGACACTGGGGCTATACGTCCACTTTGGTCCGAAGCATCTGACCCCCAACAGCACCATGAGCCTGGAGGGTATGCCCCTGGGGGGCACAGAGCAACCCCTGGCGACACCCACCAGCTACATCACCCTGGTACCCCTGCTGGCCACCATGCTGTTCATCATGG GCTATGCCATGGGCTGGGGGCCCATCACCTGGCTCCTCATGTCGGAGATCCTGCCCCTGCGGGCCCGCGGCGTGGCCTCGGGGCTCTGTGTGCTCGTCAGCTGGCTCACGGCCTTCGCCCTCACCAAGTCCTtcctgctggtggtg AACGCCTTCGGCCTCCAggtgcctttcttcttctttgctgCCATCTGCTTGGTGAACCTGCTGTTCACTGGCTGCTGCGTGCCCGAGACCAAGGGCCGGTCACTGGAGCAGATCGAGTCCTTCTTCCGCACCGGGAGGAGGTCCTTCCTGCGCTAA
- the CACFD1 gene encoding calcium channel flower homolog isoform X1 produces MSGSGGAAAASVGSAQAAQEEGMTWWYRWLCRLSGVLGAVSCAISGLFNCITIHPLNIAAGVWMILNAFILLLCEAPFCCQFVEFANTVSEKVDRLRSWQKAVFYCGMAVVPIVISLTLITLLGNAIAFATGVLYGLSALGKKGDAISYARIQQQKQQADEEKLTDTLEGEL; encoded by the exons ATGAGCGGCTCGGGCGGGGCGGCAGCGGCGTCCGTCGGCTCCGCGCAGGCGGCGCAGGAGGAGGGCATGACGTGGTGGTACCGCTGGCTGTGTCGCCTTTCGGGGGTGCTGGGGGCCGTCT CTTGTGCCATCTCCGGCCTCTTCAACTGCATCACCATCCACCCTCTGAACATCGCGGCCGGCGTGTGGATGAT TCTGAACGCCTTCATCCTGCTGCTCTGTGAGGCGCCCTTCTGCTGCCAGTTCGTCGAGTTCGCGAACACGGTGTCGGAGAAGGTGGACCGGCTGCGCTCCTGGCAGAAGGCTGTCTTCTATTGCGG GATGGCCGTCGTTCCCATCGTCATCAGCCTGACCCTGATCACGCTGCTGGGCAACGCCATCGCCTTTGCCACGGGAGTGCTGTACGGACTCTCTGCTCTGGGCAAAAA GGGCGATGCAATCTCCTATGCCAGGAtccagcagcagaagcagcaggcGGATGAAGAGAAGCTCACGGACACCCTGGAGGGGGAGCTGTGA
- the CACFD1 gene encoding calcium channel flower homolog isoform X2 produces the protein MNGDACPGLSPSEMVSLILTTLRACAISGLFNCITIHPLNIAAGVWMILNAFILLLCEAPFCCQFVEFANTVSEKVDRLRSWQKAVFYCGMAVVPIVISLTLITLLGNAIAFATGVLYGLSALGKKGDAISYARIQQQKQQADEEKLTDTLEGEL, from the exons ATGAATGGTGACGCCTGTCCTGGCCTGAGCCCCTCGGAGATGGTCTCTCTCATCCTAACCACCTTGCGAG CTTGTGCCATCTCCGGCCTCTTCAACTGCATCACCATCCACCCTCTGAACATCGCGGCCGGCGTGTGGATGAT TCTGAACGCCTTCATCCTGCTGCTCTGTGAGGCGCCCTTCTGCTGCCAGTTCGTCGAGTTCGCGAACACGGTGTCGGAGAAGGTGGACCGGCTGCGCTCCTGGCAGAAGGCTGTCTTCTATTGCGG GATGGCCGTCGTTCCCATCGTCATCAGCCTGACCCTGATCACGCTGCTGGGCAACGCCATCGCCTTTGCCACGGGAGTGCTGTACGGACTCTCTGCTCTGGGCAAAAA GGGCGATGCAATCTCCTATGCCAGGAtccagcagcagaagcagcaggcGGATGAAGAGAAGCTCACGGACACCCTGGAGGGGGAGCTGTGA